AGACGCAATAAACGCCGTGTTTTTACCACTACGAATATGGATTCGTGGGCGGAAGACGTGTACAAGCAGGTCTTTGTTAAAAAGCGTATGCGAAAAGGCAAGAATATCAAACTGACCTTAAACGAGTATCAAGATCTATTAACCTGGATATCATCCTCTAAAACCAACAATTATGGAAATCAAAATTGAATTGATCGTCTTACTGATCGGAATCCTATTTACCGGATTAACCGCTGGCTTATGTTTTACATGGTTTAATGCGGTAACCCCAGGAATAGGTCGTTTGGATGATCTGAGCTTCTTAAAAGCTTTTCAAGCGATGAACAGGGCAATTATCAATAGAACCTTCTTGATCGTGTTCTTTGGTCCAGCTCTATTGCTCTTCATAAACGCTTATTTATTCAAGAATGATGGTATTGGTTTTTGGCTTTTTCTTGTCGTTGCTTTGCTCTTCTTTTTTGGGTTGGGATTGGTAACCATCTTTGGAAACGTGCCCTTAAACGAAATACTTGATACATCCAATCTGGAAGCATTGAGTACCGTTGAATTGAAATCACTCCGTACCCGGTTTGAAGACCCATGGAATCAATGGCATACGATACGAACCATCAGTACATTCGTATCCTTCATTTTATTATTGGTGGGATTTATATACACAAAATAAATCCAGGAAGTATCACAACCTCAAATTTTTAAGAACAGGAAAACATGGAACAATTCTTCTCCTTGTGTACCAATTTTACTTCGTTGGAACCCTTTTGTTCTCTAGAGAAGTAATCGCGGTCAATAAAAGAAGGAAATGACCAATTGATAAAAGATGACCTTGGGTCATCTTTTGTATTTGAGCTAAGGGATAAAACATGGCCTAAAGTGTCAAAAGGTTGGCTTTAAGTGTCAAAAATCTCCTTTGGACACTTTGCACCTTTGTATCATCAATAATAAAAAATAGAATACGTACAAAACTTTAAAATTTAAAAACATGAAAACAGAAAACATTTTAATCATTGGAGGAACTGGCAAAACCGGTCGTCTGGTAGCAGAAAACCTAAAGCAAATGGGGCACAATGTAAGGGTTGTGGGTAGAAAAACGAATCCGTCCTTTGATTGGGACAACCCAGAGACCTATGACGCCGCGTTGGAGCATATGGATAGGGCTTATGTTGTGTACTATCCTGATTTGGCTGTACCGGGAGCCAGGGATGCTATTGGAACCCTTACCGAAAAAGCGTTAAAAGCGGGATTGGATAAAATGGTATTGCTCTCAGGAAAGGGGGAAACCGAAGCTGAAGCCTGCGAGGAAATCGTCGCCAATTCTGGATTGAATTACACCACGGTAAGGGCATCTTGGTTCAATCAGAACTTTAATGAGGGGGCATTTAAAGACTACGTATTGGCTGGTCATATGGCCTTGCCCATGCCAGAAGCGAGAATTCCTTATACGGATACCAAAGACATCGCTGATGTGGTCACAAAAGTTCTTCTGGATGATGGATTCAATGGTGAAATTGTTACCGTGACAGGCCCTAAGAAATTGACCTTCGATGAGGTTGCCGATATCATTAGCGGAAAGTTGGGTAGAAAAATTCAGTATCAACCGATTTCAATGGAAGAGTTTAAGGCCGGACTTAGGGAAGTAGGCCTTCCGGAACCGGTTATTTGGTTATTGGGCTATCTATTCACCGAGGTACTGGGACATTCTGAAAATCAGACGATATCAAACGATGTGGAAAGAATACTTGGTCGTAAACCGATTACATTTGAGGAATATGTGGAGGCTACCGTAGCCTCAGGAGTTTGGAACAAAGAGGTATCCCAAACCTTTTAATGAATTGCCTAGGGTTCCGGGAACCTGGGACAGGTTTTCGGAACCCTTCATCTTTTTACTTTGAATAACCACTTTATTTATCCAAAAACTGCTATCCGGATTAGGATGGTCATCTTGACAGGATAAACCGGTCATACAATGTATTGATGGATTTAGGTTCCCCAACAATGGTGACCACATCATGCTCTCGTAGCACGGTATTGCCCTTAGGGGCGAATGAGGTGTTTTCCCTATCAACAAAAATTACCAGAACATCCTGGGGCAGACTAACTTCCATGAGTCTTTTGTCAATGAGTGAATTGGTGGGATTATTTTTGGACAGGGCAAAAGATATAAATCGCTTGTCGTGCAAAAGAAATTCGATGACTTCCTTTGAAGATTTCAACGAAAAGATGTCTTTGGTAAAGTGGTCGCGTTCCACAATGTTCAATAGGCTTGCCAGCATGCGGAGCTGTTGTTTTGGGTCGTTCGCATCGTTTACGAGGAAGAAGAATATCTTTATTTTCTCCGTGCCCGAAGTCCCTTTTTCTTCAAATGGCTTTTCAATACCCTCCACACACAATGCCATATGGAGCACGGGGTGGGCGATATCCGGTTTTTTCGCATAAAGCAGGGAAACCTCGGGAATGACCAAGGCAGGATCTATGGGTGTTGTTCTTAGGAATTCCTCCTTTAAGGCATTCCTGTCGGTATTCAATTCCACAGCCATGGAATTTGCCACGTCCTGCACTAAATCCTCAAACATTGCCTTCTTGACCCTATGTATTTGCGAGCGAACGATGGTCTGGTTGAGCACATCATCCTGGCGTAGCCCTTTCTCCCGTAAAATCATCATAAATTCATTTTCCAGTTCGTCATGCCGATGTTTGCCCAACAAGGCAAACCAGTGATATATGGCCCCTTCCCTTTTTACTTTTGAGCGTACGAAAAATAGATACCACAAATAGGCAAGAAGGATGGTGGTCAAGGTGAATGCCAGGGCACCCCATCCCATATAAAACATGAGGGCGAGTGAGGAAACAATACCGAATAACTGCATCCAGGGATATAGCGGTGAATGATAACCGGGGTCATAAGAGGCTATTTTGCTGTTTCGGAAAACAATGACCGAAAAGTTTATGGCCATGAATATGAACAGCTGAAAAGTACTCGCCAATTTTACAATGCCCTCTTCGGTAAGCACCAAAATAAAGAGGACGATCAATCCCGCTGTAAGCAGAATAGCAGGAATAGGGGTCCCCCAACGACTGATCTTGCTGAATTTTTCTGAAAACAACCTATCCCTTCCCATGGCCAGTGGATAGCGTGATGTGGCGAGCATCCCTGCATTTCCGGTCGAAGCAAAAGCAAATAAAGCGGCGACGACAATAATGTACAGCCCCGTTTTGGCAGGCAACCAATTGAACAATTGTTCCACCGCGGTAGCTGCGGGCGAAAGATCTCCGGAAAGCGCTTCATTACCGATTACACTGACCATCACAAAGACCCCGAGCACATAAATCAGTCCGGTGACCAACAAGGACAATCCCATTCCCAATGGGATGTTCCGTTCCGGGTTTTTGATTTCTTCGGCAACACTGGCTATTTGCGTGAGTCCCAAATAGGAGACAAAAACAAAACCAGTCGTAAAAACAAGACCATCAAGTCCCTTGGTAAAAAAAGGATGATACGAATCCGTATCAAAACCGATGGAAGGGTTTCCAGAAAAAATATTCCAAAAGCCATCGACAATAAATGCGCCCAATACCAGCAACAGCCCAATGACGAATATTTTTTGGATACCGGAGGACTTTCGGGCCCCAAAAATGTTCAGGATGGCAAAAACCACGGCAAAGACCACAGCGGTCTCCTTAATAGGGATAGCCCAAAATAGGGCACCATAGGCACCAATACCAACAAGGGCAAAAGCCGTTTTTAAAAGAAGGGCGATGTACGTACCAATACCGCCAATGGTTCCCATCATGGGGCCCAAGCTTCGGTCAAGAAAGAAATAAGCGCCCCCTGACCGGGGTAGGGCGGTTGAGATCTCGGCCACACTGAACATGGATGGCATAATAAGGACACCGGCCAGCAAGTAAGCCAAGATTACTGATGGACCTGTGTATTGGGCGGCCAATCCGGGTAACAGAAAAAAGCCCGAGCTGAATATGGCCCCCGTGCTCACCGCAAAAACATCGAACAATCCCAATTCCTTTTTTAGCTTCATGGTTCTTGCGTTATTGTATTGGATTCAGTGGAATTGGTAAGCCCTTAAAAGGTATGATGATTCTTTTGTCATTACCCTTTCCCATCGGGATGGAAAATAGGATTTGGAGCATGGATATGCCATGATATTGGTCAGTAGTGGGCATGGAAAGGGAGTCTATGGATTGTCTTCTTTTTTAACATACAAGGTAAGATTTTTCGAGGATTTGGCTTTGCCGGACAAAGACCGATTGCATAAAAGAGTTTTGATCCATAACCGTTTTAAAGGTTTTGCTGTTGATAGGGCAAAGCAGCCAAGCTATTTCGTTTCAGATATGAACCAAATCGAAAACCCTCATGGATTTTCAGAAACGACTGCCCGAGTCTGTCGAAGGCTAGGTGAGAACGGCGCTATTACTCATGGCCATTGCTGGGCACTGGCTTATTTTGTTCTAAATTCTCTAATCTTTTTTCTAATTCGAGCAGTTTACTATTCAGGGATTTCAATTCTTTAATCTCGTTTGCTTGTTCAGTAATTTTCTTTTCTTGTTGAATAGTATAAAGCGTTAATTCCTCTATTTTTTGGAGCAATTTGGAATCCATTTCCCCAAGAAAAATTCCATTTTCTTCAACTTCTGTAGCATTGGGAATATCTTTTAAATGACCTTTTTCTTTAATATGATGCTCTACTTCCGTTAAGGTTGGTAAGTTATAGTCTTTTTCAAAAACGAAGTCCGGCCACCCGGTTTCTACTTTGATTTCTTTTGCTCTTATGTTTCCATTTACTGCAAGTTTCCAGGTCCCAGGGTTGGTTGTTCCAATTCCTATATTTCCATCTGCCCTAAATATCATAAAAGTATCATCAAATCTTTTTCCAATATATCCGTAAGAGAAGCTAGAACTGCCTTCTATAGCACTGCCTATTGCTCCAAATTCAAATAAATTTTGGGTATTATTCTCGTTCGATATGGAAAAGCCTCTTGCCCAATCACCACTATAGCCTACCCAATTTGCTCTTATTTTAACACCATAAGCAGGTGAATTCAAACCAATTAATACATTTTCCTGAGCTTTCAATCCTAAACTCGTTCCAATCAATGCAATAGCTAAAATTTGTACCTTCATAAGAATTTCTATCTATGGTTTACATTTGGTTTTTTAGGCTTGTGCCTTAGGTAGGAACATAGATTATATCATCTAAATACCTTTTATGCGCAGAACTAAGATAGGAGATCTTTTACCTTTTTAAACGAATTTTCCTTCACATAGATGTAGCTTTTGGTAGGATTGCGTTCAACCAATAATTGAATGTACCCAATATCAGTTCCATCTTCCAATAAATGAGTTGCAAAACCGTGTCACGGCATATATGGTGTAGCTTTCTTTTACATCTCAGCTTTTTTGGCAGCGTTTGCAATTAGCTTTAACACACTTGAAGCCCTGCAGGGCTTATTCTTTGGTCCCTAAAAAAGATAGGTCTGGTGCCTGTATTCCTTAAAATAACTCCTTAGCGCACTGAATTGGGTAGGACTCAACGCTGTCATCCTATCTTTGTTCCCTCGCTCAGCAGTACCCACTAAAGGCGGACAGGGTTGTACTGCTGCGGCATAACTGTTTCAAAGTTTTGATACAGATAAGGCAAAGTAGCTTAGCTACTACTTTGCGGCGGGGGTCGATTTCAGAATAGTAATGTTTTTTGAAGGAAAACCCCGCGTCCATCAATCCTTTGGAAAAACCGCCCGTCCCACTGAATAATTCGAGAATGGTGATATCCCGTTGTATTTTTTTGCCCCATTTTTTAGAGGGCAAAACTTGATTGCATTGGCATTATTTCCGCTGTACGGGATGGAACTTCGGTACTGTAGAAGCGATTGGATGGAATGCACATTCTGTGGTTTGTCGAAAGCGATATTTTATTTAAAATATTGGTATTCAATAGGACGCAAATTAGATGCAATTTTATTGCGTATTTTCTTATTTAAAAGCATTATTAATACGTTTTTCTTGATAAATTTGTGGGAAAAATCAATTTAGAATGACAAAAAAATAATCTACTTAATTGCGAACTTTATGTGCCTTTTCATTTCATGTACCCAACAGGATAATGAAAGTGACATATCCGTTTTTGGCGAGAACAATTTACCCGAAGAACAGGACACCAATTTTATTGGTTCATCAGAAATCGAGAATATTGCGAATGACATATTCGTTACCGAAAAAACCATTTTTTCCAAAGATGGTATGAAAAAAAATATTGTTGATATAGAACCTATTGGTACTAATGAAGAAAAGCCATCTTATTACATTATAAATTATGAGGATGGAGGTTTTTTAATAATGTCCGGAGATAAGAGGGCACTTCCTGTTTTGGCATTTTCAGATGAAAACAATTTTGATCTCGATGCCGAAAGTTTTCCCGGATTATTGATTGATTGGCTAGAATCACAGGATAGCTATATCAAAAAAATTCGGGAAGAAACTACAAACGATAGCATAATTTCTGTTCCAGAAGAGGAGTGGAATATCGAGAACATCGAGAACTTCATTGCTTCCAAAGCAAATAATAAGAACGCATCTGTTTTAGGTAAGACTAATTGCAGCAGCGCCACTCTCGATTTTCAATACGGCCCACTGCTTTCTACAAATTGGGGACAAGGTGCTGGATATAATAACTCGGCCCCAGATTATGGTTGCACAGATTATATAAATGGAAGAACACCTACTGGTTGTGTTGCTACTGCTATGTCGCAGATTATGAGATACTATGAATACCCGTCGAGCTACAACTGGTCTATAATGCCAAATAATATCGGGTCGGATGAAACATCACGGCTTATGAGGGATGCAGGTGATTCTGTTGGTATGAATTGGGGTTGTAGTGGTTCTGGCGCACAGACCAGTAACGTACCAAATGCCCTAAAGTCAACATTTGGTTATAGTTCTGCAAACTATACGGACTTCAGTATCCCATATACAAAAACCGAGTTGAGTCTAGGATATCCGGTAATTTTGCGAGGTGGTGAAAGAGTAACCAAATGGCTCATTTTTAACGTATATGATAATGGACATGCCTGGGTATGTGACGGAATCAGGGAATATACAGTTCCTGTTCGTATTCAAGCAGGTCGTTGGGGCTATATAACGACTTGCCAGAATGCTTGGACGTACCATATGAACTGGGGTTGGAGCGGTTCGCATAACGGCTGGTACTCTAGTGGATGGCAAGTTGGTAATGATTCGTTCAGTTATGAGGCCGGAATGGTGTACAATATTAGAAGTTAAAAAAGTAAATAATATGGTTAAGAAGATTTTTTATGCCTTAGTAGTTATGCCCTTAATCTTTGGATGTGACAACGATGAGGGAGATTGTTGCAAGACCATCGAAGCAGTTATGTTTTTCGATGTAACGAACTCCGAAGATTTGGATTTGTTGGATCCAAATTCAGGAGGGATTGATACAAGCCTAATAGAAATACTATATACTAATCAGGATGAAGAAATGGTTTTAGTAAACAATTCTCAACTTGATGGGTCAAAAGGATACGTAATAATTGAACCTGATGCTGCTGGTAATCCATATAGAATCAAAGTCTTTCTTAATATAGACCATATTGAGAGCAACGTCTCATATACACATATAAAATGGTCCTCAGATAACATGGATGAAATAAAAACTGAATTCGACCTATCGAATAATAATATTATTGCAAAAAAAATATGGGTAAACGGCGAACTTAAATGGGAAAGCAGTAGTAGTGAACTATTGATTAGCCTTGTGAAGTAGCAAAATTGTTTATACCAAAGAGGGTGTCAAAATCATTTTTAGAAGTCAAATAAAAATTTGGCGGTCTTTGTAAATAAGGACAAACCTTCCGGATTAGGACTTACTAACGATGTTTTACTACATCATTTTAGTGCTGCTTTTATAAATATGTATTATTGATAAAGAAAAATTCCTGGATTCTTTATCCAGGAATTTTTTCATATTTTACTAATTCAGATTGGTCTATATAACCTTCTTGTAAAAAGTGATTGGATTGCTATTTTTGGCTTTTGCCATGGTCGTAGCCTTTATCATATTGAAATCTGTCCCGGTCAATTTTTTCTAATTGAGAATTGGAAACAAACCAATCCAAAATGCTACTGTCAGGGTTATATCTTCCTTTAGAAGCGTCCCTTCGCCCTCGATTATGTTCTTTATTGCTATCAAAAATCATCCCAAAATTGGCACTAACGAAGAAGATTTTAATCGACCCAGTAGCCATCTTTTTTTATCGTCCTTAGCGCAATTTGTGAGAGTAGATTTCCTTAACTATCAATTTTCCAATTTATGTTATAATACGATATCCTTACCATTGGAATCCCTATTTGATATCCCAAATGAAGGTATAGCTGCATTTAATTTCACCATTCAAAACCGTTACATCAACTTGGTATCCCTACGGCCCAAAACTTTAAGTTCATCTTTCCAGGACTTTAAGTTCATCTTTCCAAGACATTAAGTTCATCTTTCCAGGACTTTAAGTTCATCTTTTCAAGACTTTAAGTTCATCTCTCCAAGACTTTAGGTTAAACTTTTTAAGACTTTAAGTTAAACTTTCCAAGACTTTAGGTTAAACTCTCGAAGACTTTAGGTTAAACTTTTCAGGACTTTAAGTACATCTCCTCGCTCCACAGTACCCACCAAAGGCGGACAGGCTTGTACTGCTGCGGCATAACCTTTTTAAAAATTTTGATATTGATGGGGCAGCTGCTAGGCTAGTTCGCAGGGGGTGTGATAAAAATGGGAGAACAAATTGTATATTTATTTTATACAAGCCCTTTTCAAATGAAGTCCCACTCAAGTCTTACTATCGTAACTCAAACCTATAGGAGAAAGCTATTGCTTTTGGTATTGATTTGCGCTCCACAATTTTTCGGCTTTGGCCAGACCCTGGAATACGATGTTTTTGTCAATGGACGTCCTTCGGGACAGGCCACGGTTACGAAAACCTCACTATCCGATCAGGAGGTTAAGATCGAATTGAAATCTTCATTGAAAGTACAACTTTTAGTGTCCATACATATTGCGTTTGAAGGTTATGCCATATGTAAAGACCGTGTGTTGCAGAAAAGTGAAGTGACCGTTCGTAACAATGGACATCTACACTCAAAAACTACAACCTTACTTGAAAATGATGTTTACCGCATTATTAGAAATAAAAAAACCAAACCGTTTACGCAAGGGAACATCAGTTTTACGGGCTATGACCTGTACTACACGGTTCCTATCGGCAAGTCTACGGTATATTCCCTTAGCAATGGTACAATGGACAGCATTGAAAAAACCGATTTGACCTCATTTCAATTGATAGATGCAAAAAACCGCAAAAGCCTATATCGATACAACGATAAGGGTATTGCCGAATACATCAAGATACCACAGAAACCATATGATATTGAATTTAAACTAAACAATAACTGATCTATATTGCTAATAAAAATAGATGGACGATAAAAAAATTGGATTAAAGGAAGCCGTGTCCATCGGTATTGGCGGCATGGTTGGCGGCGGAATATTCGCAGTCCTTGGATTGGCCGTGGCACTGGCACAAGGGGGGACTCCAATTGCTTTTGTGATTGCCGGAATTATTGCGTTTTTGACATCCTATTCATATGCCAAGCTTTCCCAGGCCTATCCGGATCGTGGAGGGACCGTTAAGTTCATGAACGTTGGGTTTGGCATCAGTGTATTAAGTGGAGGACTCAACAACTTATTATGGATCAGTTATGTGATTATGCTCTCGCTGTATGCAAGTGCATTTGGTTCTTACGCTCAGAACCTGTTGCGCATTACAGGGGATAAGGTCATCGACACCCATATTTTCATGAGCGCCATAATCCTCTTGGCAACAGGTATCAACTATTATAGTATAAAGGTCGTGAGCAAAATTGAATCTTATGCGGTGATCATAAAACTGGTAATATTATTGGCCTTTGTTGCTGTTGGTATCTATGGACTGTTTGGAAACCAAAACCTACAGCAATTGACAGTCCCC
The sequence above is a segment of the Muricauda sp. SCSIO 64092 genome. Coding sequences within it:
- a CDS encoding amino acid permease; translated protein: MKLKKELGLFDVFAVSTGAIFSSGFFLLPGLAAQYTGPSVILAYLLAGVLIMPSMFSVAEISTALPRSGGAYFFLDRSLGPMMGTIGGIGTYIALLLKTAFALVGIGAYGALFWAIPIKETAVVFAVVFAILNIFGARKSSGIQKIFVIGLLLVLGAFIVDGFWNIFSGNPSIGFDTDSYHPFFTKGLDGLVFTTGFVFVSYLGLTQIASVAEEIKNPERNIPLGMGLSLLVTGLIYVLGVFVMVSVIGNEALSGDLSPAATAVEQLFNWLPAKTGLYIIVVAALFAFASTGNAGMLATSRYPLAMGRDRLFSEKFSKISRWGTPIPAILLTAGLIVLFILVLTEEGIVKLASTFQLFIFMAINFSVIVFRNSKIASYDPGYHSPLYPWMQLFGIVSSLALMFYMGWGALAFTLTTILLAYLWYLFFVRSKVKREGAIYHWFALLGKHRHDELENEFMMILREKGLRQDDVLNQTIVRSQIHRVKKAMFEDLVQDVANSMAVELNTDRNALKEEFLRTTPIDPALVIPEVSLLYAKKPDIAHPVLHMALCVEGIEKPFEEKGTSGTEKIKIFFFLVNDANDPKQQLRMLASLLNIVERDHFTKDIFSLKSSKEVIEFLLHDKRFISFALSKNNPTNSLIDKRLMEVSLPQDVLVIFVDRENTSFAPKGNTVLREHDVVTIVGEPKSINTLYDRFILSR
- a CDS encoding DUF6134 family protein → MKSHSSLTIVTQTYRRKLLLLVLICAPQFFGFGQTLEYDVFVNGRPSGQATVTKTSLSDQEVKIELKSSLKVQLLVSIHIAFEGYAICKDRVLQKSEVTVRNNGHLHSKTTTLLENDVYRIIRNKKTKPFTQGNISFTGYDLYYTVPIGKSTVYSLSNGTMDSIEKTDLTSFQLIDAKNRKSLYRYNDKGIAEYIKIPQKPYDIEFKLNNN
- a CDS encoding DUF1772 domain-containing protein, with translation MEIKIELIVLLIGILFTGLTAGLCFTWFNAVTPGIGRLDDLSFLKAFQAMNRAIINRTFLIVFFGPALLLFINAYLFKNDGIGFWLFLVVALLFFFGLGLVTIFGNVPLNEILDTSNLEALSTVELKSLRTRFEDPWNQWHTIRTISTFVSFILLLVGFIYTK
- a CDS encoding C10 family peptidase translates to MCLFISCTQQDNESDISVFGENNLPEEQDTNFIGSSEIENIANDIFVTEKTIFSKDGMKKNIVDIEPIGTNEEKPSYYIINYEDGGFLIMSGDKRALPVLAFSDENNFDLDAESFPGLLIDWLESQDSYIKKIREETTNDSIISVPEEEWNIENIENFIASKANNKNASVLGKTNCSSATLDFQYGPLLSTNWGQGAGYNNSAPDYGCTDYINGRTPTGCVATAMSQIMRYYEYPSSYNWSIMPNNIGSDETSRLMRDAGDSVGMNWGCSGSGAQTSNVPNALKSTFGYSSANYTDFSIPYTKTELSLGYPVILRGGERVTKWLIFNVYDNGHAWVCDGIREYTVPVRIQAGRWGYITTCQNAWTYHMNWGWSGSHNGWYSSGWQVGNDSFSYEAGMVYNIRS
- a CDS encoding NmrA family NAD(P)-binding protein, whose translation is MKTENILIIGGTGKTGRLVAENLKQMGHNVRVVGRKTNPSFDWDNPETYDAALEHMDRAYVVYYPDLAVPGARDAIGTLTEKALKAGLDKMVLLSGKGETEAEACEEIVANSGLNYTTVRASWFNQNFNEGAFKDYVLAGHMALPMPEARIPYTDTKDIADVVTKVLLDDGFNGEIVTVTGPKKLTFDEVADIISGKLGRKIQYQPISMEEFKAGLREVGLPEPVIWLLGYLFTEVLGHSENQTISNDVERILGRKPITFEEYVEATVASGVWNKEVSQTF